The region CGTGGTAGTATACGATGTATACCAACTTGAATAGAAAAGGCGTATTCGTGACATAAATGATCAGTATGATCACAAATGTGGTTTTAGGGAAAAAAAGAGCTAATTTATCGATATTTTTCTTTCGAGGCTAATGCGTTGTTTATTTGTGTTTCAGTGTGTTCGGACGGCAGCGCCGCCCGCGCCAGGGAGCAGCTTGCGATGGCTTGTTCCGTGGTGCTCGAGCGCCTCCGCGACGACACGACTGTTCACAGTGGAGACAAACCATATAGCTGCGAGCACTGTGGAAAACGTTTCAGAAACAAGTCTATTTTAAGAAAACACATTCAACACACGCACTTATGGACCGGACAAAAAACAATTGCTTGTGACTTTTGTAGCTCTACGTTTCAAACCAAATTGCTTGTGATAGAACACGAGAAAAGCGAACACGGTGttacaaatttcatgtgtgctgAATGTGAATATACAACAAGTTCCAAGAAAGGTTTAGAGACTCATTTAAAGAATCACTCTTTTGAATATAGTTGTAACTGTAGTCACGGTAGTTACACAAGTTCGAGTCGTCACCAGAAGACGCACAACCGGAGAAAGCAGGGAATACTAACTGAAGAACAGACTTACAAATGTAGTCATTGCGACAGCAAGTTCAGAACTGGTTATTTGTTACAAATACATGAAAGGACACATACTGGCGAGAAGCCTtttcagtgtagccactgtgattacaaatgcagTCAAAAATCAAACTTACAACAACACCTGATGATGCATACTGGGGTGAAGCCAtttcagtgtagccactgtgattacaaatgcagTCAAAAATCAAACTTACAACAACACCTGATGATGCATACTGGGGTGAAGCCAtttcagtgtagccactgtgattacaaatgcagTCGGAAGGCGTACTTACAACGACACCTGATGATGCATACTGGGGTGAAGCCAtttcagtgtagccactgtgattacaaatgcagTCAAAAATCAAACTTACAACAACACCTGATGATGCATACTGGGGTGAAGCCTtttcagtgtagccactgtgattacaaatgcagTCGGAAGGCGTACTTACAACGACACCTGATGATGCATACTGGGGTGAAGCCATTTCAGTGTAGtcactgtgattacaaatgcagTCGGAAGTCACAATTACAGGAACACCTGATGATGCATACTGGGGTGAAGCCAtttcagtgtagccactgtgattacaaatttAGTCGgaagtcaaacttaaaaaaacaccTGATGATGCATACTGGGGTGAAGCCAtttcagtgtagccactgtAATTACAGATGCAGTTGGAAGTCACAATTACAAGAACACCTGATGATGCATACTGGGGTGAAGCCAtttcagtgtagccactgtgattacaaatcTAGTCGGAAGTCACATTTACAAGAACACCTGATGATGCATACTGGGGTGAAGCCAtttcagtgtagccactgtgattacaaatcTAGTCGGAAGtcatacttaaaaaaacaccTGATGATGCATACTGGGGTGAAGCCAtttcagtgtagccactgtAATTTCAAATTTAGTCAGAAGTCACTCCTACAACGACACCTGATAATGCATACTGGGGTGAAGCCATTTAAGTGTAGCCAATGTGATTACAAATTCAGTCGGAAGTCACACTTACAACACCACCTGATGATGCATACTGGGGTGAAGCCATTTAagtgtagccactgtgattacaaattcAGTCGGAAGTCACAATTACAGGAACACCTGATGATGCATACTGGGGTGAAGCCATTTCAGTGTAGtcactgtgattacaaattcAGTCGGAAGTCAAGTTTAAAAAGACACCAGAAGAAGTGCACTAATAAGTCAAGTCAAATAAATGAACTAATCGCGAATACAAGTGCAGCTGGAAAGGACACTTGCTAAAAAATCAGATGACACCCACCGGCGAGAAGCTTATTATTTGTAGCCACTGCATGTAAACATATTCCGACGTcgaaataaacataaattacgATGAGGCCTAACATCGAAAGATTCCGAGAAAAACTCCTAGTGTAGTACCCAAACTCGTCAAGAGATGGCGCTACCTCCGAAATAGAACGCGCTAACGATGGATCGACACTGTCGACGTAGAATCATGACCTCCGAGATGCAAATTACCTATCgatgtcaaaattgtcaaatgcTCGGACCGGATTACAGATTGGTTGGCTGCATTCAAGCTATTGAACAGAACACCTTCCAACTGTAATAtctatactaatattataaatgcgaaagtgtgtctgtctgttacctcttcacgcttaaaccgctgaaccgatttagttgaaatttggtatagagatagttggAGTCCTGgaaaaggacatagggtagtgtttatcccagaaatcatcctctaagggggtggaagtttgtatgaagaatcgataaaaagcagattggttAAAACGTAAGCTACGCATATTACTAACTTTATGAAAACGAAGGctcgggcaaaagctagtataaatataatgtgaCATATTTAAGACGTTAATACCAATTCTCGGCGACAGATAAATGTACACCTATATGTGATCGCTCTCTTTCAATAAATGGTTGTTACCAAGTGGACGCCTTGTGCTTTCTCTCCCTTCTCGAAGTTCCTGGGTAGACAGTGCATCTTAAAATACTTCAGTGGCGACGAGCATGAGGATTGGATGGGATTAATTCTTCAAAATATTACGATAACGGTGCGGTGTCTCTGtcgaaaccatagagaaatataagtaaagaaagggtGGTAACACTGATACAAGATTTCGCCGACCGCCGACGCCGTGGGTTCGCCTTAGCTTGAAACGCTACCGCGTGCCTAGGTAATAATAAGAAGGTAAATGGCCACATATTTCGGCGCTGCCCGTTTCACTTCTATCCAGCTGAGGACCTGAGCTCGTACCATGACTCATAGAGTGTCAAaaggtcaaaactgacataaacgctttcgagaacgtaatttactttctatacatctcgcttgcactcaTTTGCGAGtatgagcgagatgcatagaaagtaaattacgttctcgatgacgtttatatcagtgccaaactgTTGGTAGTGGTACTGGATGCTCTGACACCCGACGTAGTTACCTAACTTAACAACCTGAAAACTGTGCTCTGATGGCCTAATCAAAATCAtgcatgccatacgattaaataaataagttaggTACCTGCGTTTCTAGGTAATAAAACAAAAGTGCTTTCTACTTAatagatttattattaaatattaaccgAGATTATGTAACATAGCATGAGCTCTTTCCACGTACTACGTCGTGGTGTTGTGTGTATCTACGCCGTTGTGTTGTGTGTGTCTACGCCGTGGTGTTGTGTGTGTCTACGCCTTGGTGTTGTGTGTGTCTACGCCTTGGTGTTGTGTGTGTCTACGCCGTGGTGTTGTGTGTGTCTACGCCGTGGTGTTGTGTGTGTCTACGCCGTGGTGTTGTGTGTGCCGGCAACACGTGCGGCGAGCAGCGCGCGCGCGCGGGCCACGCTCGCGTAGTACCGCGCGgaggcgcgcgcggcgcggggccggCGCGGCGAACTGAAGTCCACGGAGTAAAGACCGAAGCGCGACCTGAGACCACATTCATGTGATTTATAGTCTATGGTTTATCggtcctctacacgatgggctatCATACTGGCCGACTAAGATGGGCccgtgtagagagggtagtggtgcCGGAACTAATGAAAAATTTGAATTAATTTGACTACGATCGATCGCCGTTGCGACGAGTAATGTTCACAGTGGAGAGAAACCATCCGGCTGCGAGATGTGAAAAGCAAATTCATAGCCGAAGTGGAAGAGAATGTACAGAAAGTAACAATTAAATGAAAACTTGTGATTCAAATTATCACCGTTAGttaattatcatttaatttttgTTAACTTTCACATCTATATTAATTACATCTTGTACTTTCTCTTGACTTCAATTTCAAGAAGAAAGTTATGGTATTCAGTAAAATTGTGGCTATTTGTCTTATATGGATAAAGTTACGGATTTCAAATCTGTGGCCCTAGTGAAGAagggtacagtgggccaagaaagtggtctaccatcaccctacggttgaggttcgtttgaacgtcatgagacaacaaggtcgatttactttaataaactccgttagaaaagtcaaccttagcgatcgttagatatCGCAGAaatggtagaccactttcttagCCCACTGTACGTGTTACGttagcccccattcgcacggcagctttttcaacgcgcgttaaaaaagcgtttgaatgacacaaatggatatatgtgtatttattcacacgacagcggtggcgctttttatcaagcgttgttggattttcgactttaagccttggtcgttaaatcgaatttagagtaCGAAGAGATTCAAGctcttttttaacgcgcgttgaaaaagctgttGTCGCGGAGATCGCGAAGTCTGTTATTGTGGTATGTATCCTATCTGTCACTCTTAGCGTACTTTCACTGGTAACACTGGCGATCGAGGTCGGCTAGTGTCATGGGTGACAGCGGAGAAGATGGCGGGAACCGAGTTGAGACAAGTTGAGAGAGGTCGTCTGAATTTCTGGTACGTAAGAGGTGGTGTGACGCCGTGGCGCGTGCATCACGTACAGGAGACTCTTGGTAAGCTAATTATATCTATATTTTGATATATATGGATATTGCAGTGACCTTGAATTAGCGACGATCTTGAGATAGAGCTGAGTTGAAGAATTGTCTGATATTCTTTGTGTGTAGCTCTAGTTTGAATGTAACAAGTGAGGTGGCTAGAGTTTATCGGTTTGAGTTACTGGAGGTTTCATTATGGAGGCTGATGGATGAGCTGTAGGGGTTGTTGTGGAGGCTCGTCGGGGACCATATGGTTCCCACCTCGGAACTCATCGCATATTATGAGTTGAGAGATATATGAGATTATGAGAGTATATCATGAGTATATGAGTTGCGGGATGCACGATGAGTTCTCCTGTGTTGTGGAGATTCAGTTGTGCCGTGCATTCACCGATATAAGCCACGGGTCTTGGGGCCCTTCTAATTTTCCCTGAGAGAGTTGAGGTTACATTCATAACAAGAGATATGAGATTGAGAGGAGATGGAATTGTGCGCCCATCGAGTGTTGATTCATGGTCATTGCAgtagc is a window of Cydia amplana chromosome 21, ilCydAmpl1.1, whole genome shotgun sequence DNA encoding:
- the LOC134658231 gene encoding zinc finger protein 432-like, translated to MSAGFLGLVKFLNNSYASVPMTAINVDEEPILVEQSEVGEEQSKELMDVDPLVKSETGDVMSGGDSSAAVCSDGSAARAREQLAMACSVVLERLRDDTTVHSGDKPYSCEHCGKRFRNKSILRKHIQHTHLWTGQKTIACDFCSSTFQTKLLVIEHEKSEHGVTNFMCAECEYTTSSKKGLETHLKNHSFEYSYAVGSHNYKNT